AAgctaaacaaaaacaaatatatccCTCGAGAGGCCATTcaataaattattcattttatGTATAATTTATTCATTGTCcgatctttttttcttggtcagATTCATTGTCTGATCTTATGatactttttttggtttttaataaagcattttttttccaacgaAAAAAAGACTTTTCCCCTCTGCGAAGAAAAACAGACATCACACATCTTTTTGTAAAGTTGTtgcattgtattttatttagcaTGCATGCACCGATGGGGTGGTAGTTATTTCCGAGAAGGTATACACCAAATTCACATGCATTTTTGGGCATTGATATAAAAGCTTGTACTCATACTTGTTGGCatttaaaaggttttaaaattttacagatctgaattttaaatgttttttaattcttttggttgtttatgagattttaattttcagtttttatttttatatttaataacttaaatttttgatttaatatgtcTCGATGTTACAAGTATTGGATGTCTATAAAAAGTCATTCCTCTTTACATTTGATATACAACCACAACACGATTCTCTCCTCTTactttcaattattatttttgggcaaCGGTTATGTGACTTGGAGACATATATCTAAGTGTGAACGTGCTAATAGCCGACCTTAAACTTATGTATTGGAGGTCATATATTAGAGTCTTGCAAACCGTCATTACATGCATGTTGAGAGGCTACAAAGTAACCAATAATGCCTAATTAATGACAACCACCACATCCTTCACTAAATACAACTTGTTTTCCACATAAACCATCACACTGCTGATCATATAACTTTGAGAAAAATTAGGCATAACTTGCCAGTCATGACCTCCCTTTCCATGTTTGGAGTCCGATTCAGTTCAACCTACTTTTCCAACATTATGTCTCTGAAACCAACAATTAGCTAATATTATTCACCAGCAAATTCTTCAGCCACCTGTTTTCTTAAGCCAAAACCCTCTGCTTGGCTTCAGAATTTGCTTCAGTAAAACCATTTTGGGAACATTCCAATGCTCTACATGCCTGAAAATTTCCATAAACAGCCAGTTAAGTGACAAGGttggaaacttggaaagataagaaaaGTTGCCTGATTGTAACAAAGTTACCTGCAAACCTTCCCAGAGaattcatcaaaataataCTCTGTGTATCCACTTGCTGCAACATTTGGTTCAGAATTCAGATTAGAACAAgcactttttttcttggtttgtTAGCTCGCTGAATGGTTTTTGACCCCCTACAGGATAAAGCTAAAAGCATACCAGATAGAATGGGCTTCCAAGGGAATGACAAGATGCAACTAAATCTCCAGTGACCAATTCCTTTATCCTGCAACCAAAAGTTTGATGAAAACTTTATatctgtatatatgtatatatatgtatgtatatatatacatatataatgagGAACACATGGAAGGAAATGTGGGATTTTTAAAGGGTGATGTTACCCCAAAATCTTCCCACTTCATGAGCTTCATATTGGACTTCGTTAAAAGGGACCCAAAATTTGTGCAGTTCCTTTTGAAACGCTGAAGCCCTTTGAATGAACTTGCTGGATCAGCAAATTCACAATCCTCTTCATATGCATCAAGGGTAAGGTTCCCTAGTAATTAAAGGATGAAGATTGCCCACTAGTtagcataaacaaaaacaaacactcATTTAAaagcacaaaagaaagaagagagcaACAAAATTCAATTGGGTTCTCAGAAACCTGTGACAAAGTATGATCTTTCAAAGTCTTGTTTGATGGATTTTACTACCATGGCTCGATCAACAGCTCCTGACCCATCTCTTGCAAGCTCAAGAGCTGCAGTTTCAGGAGCTTCGGCTTTCGATGGTGGCCGGAAAAATGACGTGGCAATTCCCAGAAGCTCAGAGCTATACCAAGCCACCTTAAGCAGTGCCTTTTCAGGTTGGGATTGTTTATCAGTTGGTGAATCACTTGTTTGGTTTAACTTTTCTCCACTGCAACGAAATCTGTAGACACTGTATCGATGGTTTGGCTGGAAATTGACGTACTTCTTGTTGTGCCGGGCAGTGAGGTGGGGTGTAATGGAAGCATAGGAGAAAATACTTGccatttagagagagagagagagagagagagagagagagatggtggtTGGACTGAGTTTTGTGAAGTTTGTCTCATAGTCTCACTTAAATATCTAAGGACCACGGTGAATGACAgccataaataaattgatgaacGTAGTTTCAGTCTTTTAGGCCCTTTATAGCCAATTTCAACTTTTAACTACCAAACTGGTGACCACATCGATATGCACCTTAAATTTTTCATCACTGTAAGAAAAATTTACTGCGGTTGAAACGCCTCTCCTTTTCTAGAGAAACACAGTTTGCTCTTGCTGTGCTGCGTTTTCTATTCAGGCTACTTTTGCTCCTGCTGCAGTTACCAATAAAAGTTGATGCATTCAAAGAATGTCACAAATCCTCTCCCTCCAGATTGAGGGGGGGATGATAAGATAGGAGAACGCCAAAATATTAGCAAAGCCAGAATACGGAATATCATGCCAGTAGGCAGCAAAACAGAGTGTAGTCTAACATACAACACACCAGCATACACCAGAACTGATGACATGTCAGCTGCTTTGGCTTGACTATCGGAGATTGTATGAAGAGTTAGAAGTTAGTGATCCGTTATGATGAGCTACAATTCCATTACAGTTTGTGAGCTGCAGTAATGTTAGTTGCTTGTATGTATAAACTGTCTGTCTGCTTACTTATTCAACAAAAAGGAATTTCCCGGTTCATTTCCTCTCTAGCATTAGAACCGATGCTTAGCTTTCTCTGCaaacttttaaatttcttcaatAGAGACTACAAGTTCCAGGGTTCATGTCAACATATCATCTCGACTGCAGAAGGTAATATACAAAATTTCCTAGGCAGGAATCCTAAATGTTCACCATCAGATTGAACATAAATGCTTCCACTGCCTGAGACGTCTTCCACTTCAATAGAGTGCACGCTGCAACAAGAACACAAATGTATAAATGGAATCCAAAGACAAATCACTACATGTAATAGCTGCGGATGAATTGACTCAAACAGCCAGTTTAAATCATTTGGGTCCTGACATCTTATGCAATTCAAAACAGAAATCTACATGTATGCATCCTGATGTGATGAGTACCGTTGGTTACAAATAAAGAAACAGGGAAAATGTATGCGtgggaaaagagaaagagagagggagagagagcaagGAACATAAACAGTATGTTATTGTATTCCACCTAACAAGACCTACCTTCTTGAAGATACATTTTTCACTGTTAGATGTGTCCCATTGTACAGCTTATGTAGCTTCAGTATAAAGTCATACCACTTGAAGTCCTGAAGAATCACAACCTGCCAAGAAAGTTTATAACAAAGATCAAACAAACTGGGAAAAACATTGCAGTATATAAAGTACCTtacataaaatatgaaaaaagtaaaaagtaaaatttgtgAATAATTAGGAAGGTAGGTTATATGCAGAAAACACTAATCCACCTCAAAATTGCCGCTGTGAGGGTCAGCATTTGGTGTAATTTTCATGCCACCGCCAAAGAATTTTGCATTTCCGATGCAAAGGGCTGTTACTTGAGAGTATAGTTCCCACTCCCCTTCATTGACCTAAACTAAAAACACTCTATTAAGCTAAAAAAATGGTACGAGTGTCTGCATGGAAAATAAACACGCAAGCAATAGGCTACTGACTACTAGGGCACAATGCATTACAAATATTGACCTTGATTTTAAGGTCCTGATTACGGTGCCCAACAAAGGCTTTCAAAGCACCAATAACATAGCACAAGTTGCCAAATCTCTTGTATCTAGAAGCATAGTATCCTGCTTTTGCACTCCTGCAAAATGTCCCCCCAAAAAATGGCAACAAGACTTTCTAAGATCAGCATGTACCTTTTTTGAAactaaattgtcaaattttccTAGTTAACCTTACAAATGAATGTCAGCAACATTAACAAAGTAATGAGGTTCTCCATCTTCTCCACTAATAACACCAACATCTATCCGTGATCTCTGCCCTGCAAAAAAACAATTATCCTTTTACTATATTATAAATGACAAACACAATACAAATATACAGAATTAGTAAGTGAAAGCTTTCCTTCGATCTTGATTCAAAGATGCCCAATACAGAAGTGAGCAAAAttagaaagataaaataaataaagcctAAGCAAGccagatagagagagagacagagagagagagagagagagagagaaaaccttTGGCTATGCGGTCAATGGCTTCATGAGGATCATTTTTCCTAATAAAACAACAGACATTCAACCATTTAGAGCAAGTCTAAATTTAGAGAAATTTATGAAATGATACCAGATTGCAAAGCATGAACTAACCAGCCAAAAGTTCGGGCAAAATCAGACCCAGTCCCCAAAGGAATAAGCTGTACAAAGCACAAAATAAGTTATACACTCTCTTCAGAAATCCAAAGCATCGAAACCAGGTAGTTAAAGAATCAATTGAACATGTCGCAGATGAAGTTTCATTTACATACAACAATAAACAATTTGAAACTAAGATTACTAGACTCTCCTGGTAATCACTTACACCGAGTGCAGTTGAATGGGTGACCTCTCTATCATGATTAGTAACTGGTTTTCCTGCCCAAAAGAATCCATTGACAACCTGCTTATTACAAGCCAATGTAGATGAGTGAGACTAGTTGACACAATCTTTCCACGAATTTTATAATCTCAGAGAAAGTTGCACCTCATGCAGAGTTCCATCTCCTCCCACCACTATTACAGCATCAGCACCCTCCCTTATAGCCTGCACGCATACGAATGATAGAGCCCATTTTAAACCAATCTTCTATTCAGGAAACTGGATTTAGGTCAAGCTCAAATAATAAAAGTACCAAAGCCCACCTCTCTCGTTATGTCAATTGCATGAGAAGGACCTGATGTTAAAGATTCGCATAGCTGCCCATAACATAAACAAGTGAAAGTATATGAGTTCAGCAAGTGTGCCTCAATACAGAATCAAAACAGATGAAGCACAGGCTGCAAATGAATAAACTGAATAGAGTGATATGGTCAATGTCACCTATTGAGTTAacacagacacacacacacgatCACCAAATTCACTACAAGAAAGAACCaagaagtaaaaaaataagacGAAAGGTTCTTCAAACCACAGAGTACTTGGGAGAACCATCGATAATGAACACCCTTTTATATGAGGGACAACAATGAAAAATGATAACACAGAAAAATgctttaccaaaaaaaaaagcctttaATTTCCTGGGCATACATGATTTATGAGTTCGCACAattcatatcacataatctaaaGAATGTTTTCCCTTCAAATTAAATAAGCATAATACCAGTTGATAAATACACATTTCGTGGAAGAAATAAATCCCGAGTGATCTTACTGGTTGCCAAGGCACAAACCCAAGACAAGCAATGGATTTACAATCAACagtaacaaaaaattagtGGGTGACAAGTTCCAACATCCAACGAATTAGTTAATTAGAATTGGATCACTGGGTCAAGCTCAAATACGCAATCACTAGGTCATaaccaaagagagaaaagaaactcACATTGCAATCGGCACCAAGGCGAGACCTTAGATATGGCAGCAGCTTCTTCCACTCTTTACCTGTCCTCCCATTGGCACCTGCTCCAATTTCCCATTTCTCTAATCAACAAAACCCACTACACACAAAACcacaaaaacagagagagagagagagagagagagagagagagagagagagagagagagaccgcTAGGATTGACGACGAAAACGAGGTCACGACGGCGAAAGGAGGAAGACCCACTTCGCAAAAAAGAGCGGTCAGCACATAGATCAGGAGCCTTGGGTAGCTCTGCTCTGACAGCCCATGGTTTCGCCATTGATACTCTCACCCCTGTTATTCCAGTTCCAAATGCTATCTGATTCATGCtcatctcttttcttcttttttaagttttgggTTTAATTATGCGGTTTCTCCGAtttgcagaaaaaaaaacagggttAAGTAGTTAATGAGATTTCTCACACAAGCGTAAATTTATGGTGGCAAAATCTTCTCCTGTGCATCATACTCTGTAGCAGTGTGAAACAGAGCAGTCATTTCTATTTATTCTCACTCTTTcggaaatttttttcttttttctattttttttctatttttttttttttgctaataTTTCATTGGGTTAGCAAATACTTCAATATTTCACACACGTgacaaaaatattttgatgGGAATCTACGTCCTCATTAAAGATCGATATATTTGATCAGGATTTAGGAAAATGTTAAGTTTTAATCagaattattttatgattgaTAGTGACATGAATTATACTCTTTtagttttgagatttttttttctttattaaccACAATTTACTACacaattgttttgttttaagcAGTGGGCAACTAGCCATTTACAGCTGCATAATTTACACAACAAGAATAAATATCATATTCATTGAACATACAGAACTGTTGTTGATGGTTTTAACTTGGCAGGAATACAAAACAACAGCACAGTGTCATCCTCTCGAAACGGCAAAACCCTCATCTTCGTCCTCTTCCCTTTGAACTGAAATGGTGAGACTTGAGCTTCTTCTTGCGCACGGCACTGACAGGGCCGGTCTCTCTGAATGGCATCCCCATCAGAGCCAAAAGTGTCTGAGCTTCTTTATCTGTTTTAGCAGTTGTTCTAATGCAAACATCCATTCCCCTGCCCTTACCAAGATCAAACCGGATCTCTGGGAACACACTCTGTTCCTTAATGCCAACGGCGTAGTTCCCGTTTCCATCAAAACTATTTGGGTTTAGACCTTGGAAATCCCTTGTCCTAGGAAGTCCCAAGTTAATCAGCCGATCAAGGAATGAGTACATCACCTACAAAATAGAATAGTAAGTCTAGTGCATGAGATTGGATGCATTTGGGTTTTTGAGAGAAACAGacatttttgaaaagtattgCCACAGGAAATACTGGTTCAAATCCTTTGA
Above is a window of Prunus persica cultivar Lovell chromosome G2, Prunus_persica_NCBIv2, whole genome shotgun sequence DNA encoding:
- the LOC18784673 gene encoding uncharacterized protein LOC18784673, translating into MASIFSYASITPHLTARHNKKYVNFQPNHRYSVYRFRCSGEKLNQTSDSPTDKQSQPEKALLKVAWYSSELLGIATSFFRPPSKAEAPETAALELARDGSGAVDRAMVVKSIKQDFERSYFVTGNLTLDAYEEDCEFADPASSFKGLQRFKRNCTNFGSLLTKSNMKLMKWEDFGDKGIGHWRFSCILSFPWKPILSASGYTEYYFDEFSGKVCRHVEHWNVPKMVLLKQILKPSRGFWLKKTGG
- the LOC18784975 gene encoding sphingoid long-chain bases kinase 2, mitochondrial encodes the protein MSMNQIAFGTGITGVRVSMAKPWAVRAELPKAPDLCADRSFLRSGSSSFRRRDLVFVVNPSGANGRTGKEWKKLLPYLRSRLGADCNLCESLTSGPSHAIDITREAIREGADAVIVVGGDGTLHEVVNGFFWAGKPVTNHDREVTHSTALGLIPLGTGSDFARTFGWKNDPHEAIDRIAKGQRSRIDVGVISGEDGEPHYFVNVADIHLSAKAGYYASRYKRFGNLCYVIGALKAFVGHRNQDLKIKVNEGEWELYSQVTALCIGNAKFFGGGMKITPNADPHSGNFEVVILQDFKWYDFILKLHKLYNGTHLTVKNVSSRSVHSIEVEDVSGSGSIYVQSDGEHLGFLPRKFCILPSAVEMIC